The following nucleotide sequence is from bacterium.
GCTTGTCCAGTGCCTGATAGGTCCGGTCATATTTGATGGTTGACGGACCAGCGTGACAGGCAACACATACACCTGTGTCTTCCAAAGCTCCGCCTCCAACTCCTCCCAGCACCGGCATATCACCATAAGCGCTCTCTTCACCAAAGATGGTGGGAGTAAATCCATCCTGTTTATACCAGCGGAAGCTCAGGGCAGGCACCTTATCCTCGGTTCCCGGCGTACTGATCAATTCTCCGTGGCGGATCATCACCGGATTCGGGGCGCCATGCACATTGTGGCAGGCAGGGCAACTGAGGCGGGAATCGATAAGGGCATCACCGAATTTTACGGCATCGGCTACGACAATACCATTTGCCAGATCAGAGAGCTGGACATAGCCGGAGCTTCCCTCGATAAAGGAAAATGTTCCCAACAGCGTCCAGGTGTTCCCATTAATCTGTTGATTTACTGTTCCCGTATAGGTTCCACCGCTATACACGATGGAATACTGAGCATTACTGGCATGCTCGGCGCTTGCCGGCCAGCGGGCGTAGACTTTGTATTCTCTGTTCTGGGGAAGGAGCGGGATCCAGGCAGCGGTGCTGGTGCCATCTCCCGCCGCATGCCACTGGTAATCAGTTCCATAGTATCCTCCAATCACTGTGGAGGAAGGCCAATCACCCACAAAAACGGCGTTGAGATTATCCACAATGATTTCATCGGGAACCAGCCGGTAATCCCAGTCCGAATCCCAGGCCACCCGTCCGGAAGTGATATGGGCCCGATGCCGGTTGACCCCGTCATCCTGGAAATTAGTCATAAAGGGAGCGGTACTTCCCATAATACGGTCATAGTTGTGACAGGTAAAGCAGAGGGTGAATCGATTGGCACCCGAACCGCCCAGAGGACCGACCCCCAAAGGTATGGTCATGGAATATTTAAGCCGATATCCATTCTGGTAATTGTGAGGATCATCGGGATTAAATGGATCGGAGCCGTGAGCATACGTCCGGGCATCACCGTCGATATGGGCAGTGGTCACAGTATGACAGGCTGAGCAGGTGATCTTATGGCCGGTGATGTTGTAGCCATAGGTGGCATTATCGCCCATAACATTGGGGGCGGATATTCCCTCACTGACTGAAATGCCATCGTCGTGGCATCCGGCACACCAGTTTTCCCGTCCGGATTGCAGGTCCTGCCCCTGCGGCTGTTGATACACTCCGCTCTGCCAGTTTGCTTTGGCTCCGATCACCGGGTCATCAACTCCATCATAGGCACCAGCCGGGCTATGACACCCGTCGCAAACATCCGTCTCTGAAAGATTGAAATGTCCATCTCCATTGCTGTCCGTCCCGGATTTAAAAAATGGATAATTGGCAGTATCGTGACAGGCAGCACAATCAATACATGGCCCCCGCAAATCATCGCTGTCGTGTTCCGTATGCGTGGAATGGCTGATAAAAGAGCCTGCTCCCGGACTCGTTTGACCCGGTTCATACTCGTATCCACTATCGTGGCCATGACACGATATACAGCCGGTTCCGGAACCGCCATTGTGGAAAAACTCTCCGCAATGGAAATGGCACGCGGAACAATCCTGACCGGTATAATGGCTGCCCCGCGGGGATGTGCCATCCGTTCGATAATAATTCGTCGAGGTATGACATACTTCACAGATACGGCTTCCACTCCCGTCAGCATAGTGATCAGGCTTAATCTGAAATACGACATTCTCTCCATTGATCGTTTCCGAAATGCCCGCCAGGTTTTGACTGGAACCGCTCAGATCATGACAAGCCGTACAATTGGTTTGGTAATGAAACGGAGCGGACCAGGCTACACCTCCGGTACCGAAGACAAGACATACGACAGCCAGACCCGCTGTCAATAGTCCCCATCCAGTCTTTATGACATTCATTTTTTTCTCCTCGGTGAAAGATATCCTCTTATGTTCCAGCTTCTTGCGGCCGTTTTTGATATTGCATTTAACTCATCAAAATCAAGGTCTTACAACAAGCACCAGAACCATATTGTATTGGTAATGCATGATTGCAGTGAGCTTAAAATTTTCATCTCTCCCATGCCGTCGCCCATGCTGACGGGCGATATGAGCCATTCTCCCAATAGTCATCGAGTACGTTTTTTTCAGGCCATTTACCTCCGATCTTCCCCCCGGCAAATCCCCTTATAATTTTGCCAAAAAGCCCATTCTGGTACCTCGTGTTTGTACGAGAGAGGTACCTTGTATGGCCACTCCAATTGTAAAGAAAGGCTCTCCCTATCAAACTCTCGCTTTATGGAGGCAGAGTCTTATGCTGGGGATTATTACGCTGGGGATTATGCTGGAGGTAAGCGGTGTCTGCAGTCTCTGGAACAAATTGATAATGCTTCTCTTTCATTCCAGGTATAATAAACTTGCCGGGTATTTTGCAAAGCCCAATACCATAACCATGCACCGAGTCAGGGGAATTCGCCAACATCCATATCCCTACCAGCCCATAAACAAATATACCTGCCACAGATAGACACAGCCCTGGCTCATAATAATATTTTATCTTTCAATGCTCCCTATTGTCAAAAAAATGAAACCAGTGGGGTCAGCCCTTGACATTTGACAAATCAGACGAATAAAGCAAATGTGCTTTCATGGTTTCCACATTTTTTTTCAGGTCACTATTCTTTTCCATCTTTTGAATAAATCTCTGACACACTTTAGTCACTGCTGAATAGCTCAGGTTGGTGAATATCTGTCCGATTTGCCTGTTCGAGAGGTTTGTATATCTTTTAGCCAAGTAAACAGCCAGGTCCCTGTATTTTCCATTCTTGTTGAAGATGTCATCTTTTGAAGTATGCAAACAAC
It contains:
- a CDS encoding Ig-like domain-containing protein gives rise to the protein MNVIKTGWGLLTAGLAVVCLVFGTGGVAWSAPFHYQTNCTACHDLSGSSQNLAGISETINGENVVFQIKPDHYADGSGSRICEVCHTSTNYYRTDGTSPRGSHYTGQDCSACHFHCGEFFHNGGSGTGCISCHGHDSGYEYEPGQTSPGAGSFISHSTHTEHDSDDLRGPCIDCAACHDTANYPFFKSGTDSNGDGHFNLSETDVCDGCHSPAGAYDGVDDPVIGAKANWQSGVYQQPQGQDLQSGRENWCAGCHDDGISVSEGISAPNVMGDNATYGYNITGHKITCSACHTVTTAHIDGDARTYAHGSDPFNPDDPHNYQNGYRLKYSMTIPLGVGPLGGSGANRFTLCFTCHNYDRIMGSTAPFMTNFQDDGVNRHRAHITSGRVAWDSDWDYRLVPDEIIVDNLNAVFVGDWPSSTVIGGYYGTDYQWHAAGDGTSTAAWIPLLPQNREYKVYARWPASAEHASNAQYSIVYSGGTYTGTVNQQINGNTWTLLGTFSFIEGSSGYVQLSDLANGIVVADAVKFGDALIDSRLSCPACHNVHGAPNPVMIRHGELISTPGTEDKVPALSFRWYKQDGFTPTIFGEESAYGDMPVLGGVGGGALEDTGVCVACHAGPSTIKYDRTYQALDKPAGTWARPVLPPSIRLLNPQPGSEGVAVDSNLSLLLLSNGQDALDWSTFSISLQGDLSYSQTYTDEDTGIVSVTGTSSRYQVTVNPATNFSDQEHITITVSIQDVGGHSLTPPAWDFTTGVSSPVIWRTPQAVHSEYLFWLPECLIDDHPETGNMYVPFADHWVIFDLGQSCQVTQIRLLLSATRQWNIFVSDDPAAFGTAVKANWLAQADPAGTGTAVTPKQGRYLKLFTGMGPLEVNTLLEVDVATEN